The Streptomyces sp. NBC_01275 genome has a segment encoding these proteins:
- a CDS encoding zinc ribbon domain-containing protein, whose product MTTQNCAECGTRAEPGQSFCDACGAVLSWTDRSPARATAPAGTGTGTGTGTGTASGSASGSASGSASGSASDASTRPASGSAAVSASGSTSASTPTATAGSGTGTGTGEGSPQAAPAPADDHRTSDDDDTAETPLPPIPPDADDHGTTAGAPAPSPVPAPAPAPAPDETAPTRPVPAAPALGDTMAARARSLLVPVADPEPSAAAPPTVAPVLPGRPVADRPQVRAPGPQYGDENGVPCPWCSTPNRPDRHFCARCAMPMAREDRSTERRPWWRRVLDFRNRETPWAGDRPRLRRTFDRIVTWVVAAAVLTLLVIAGAKTPAAVQATRDHFAKRAPVAPDTFAASRSYPGHKPELAFDKINNTWWGPGVSQSGEGEWIEARFEEPTRLLNVLFTSGTSTRADQLTQSALPHRLKATITLKDGKTTTREITLDQSAGSQPRAFRVGEVTKVRFTIESAYSASTSKQVAIAEIEFFGPSSANAS is encoded by the coding sequence ATGACCACCCAGAACTGCGCCGAGTGCGGCACCCGGGCAGAGCCCGGCCAGTCGTTCTGCGACGCGTGCGGGGCCGTACTCAGCTGGACGGACCGCTCCCCGGCACGGGCCACGGCCCCGGCGGGGACAGGAACGGGAACGGGAACGGGGACGGGGACGGCGAGCGGTTCGGCTTCCGGTTCGGCTTCCGGGTCGGCTTCCGGTTCGGCGAGCGACGCGAGCACCCGACCGGCCTCCGGTTCCGCCGCCGTTTCGGCCTCGGGCTCCACGTCCGCGTCCACGCCCACGGCTACGGCCGGCTCCGGCACCGGCACCGGCACCGGGGAGGGCTCGCCGCAGGCCGCCCCCGCCCCGGCGGACGACCACCGCACCTCGGACGACGACGACACGGCGGAGACGCCCCTCCCGCCGATCCCCCCGGACGCGGACGACCACGGCACGACCGCCGGAGCCCCCGCCCCCTCACCCGTGCCCGCGCCCGCGCCCGCGCCCGCGCCCGACGAGACCGCGCCCACCCGGCCCGTGCCCGCGGCCCCCGCCCTCGGCGACACGATGGCCGCCCGGGCCCGCTCCCTCCTCGTCCCCGTCGCCGACCCGGAGCCGTCCGCCGCCGCACCGCCGACCGTCGCTCCGGTGCTGCCCGGCCGCCCGGTCGCCGACCGCCCCCAGGTGCGCGCCCCCGGCCCCCAGTACGGCGACGAGAACGGCGTCCCCTGCCCCTGGTGCTCCACCCCCAACCGGCCCGACCGGCACTTCTGCGCGCGGTGCGCGATGCCGATGGCGCGGGAGGACCGTTCGACGGAGCGTCGGCCCTGGTGGCGCCGGGTGCTGGACTTCCGTAACCGGGAGACCCCGTGGGCCGGCGACCGCCCGCGGCTGCGCCGTACCTTCGACCGGATCGTCACGTGGGTGGTGGCGGCGGCCGTCCTCACCCTCCTCGTCATCGCGGGGGCGAAGACACCCGCCGCCGTACAGGCCACCCGCGACCACTTCGCCAAGCGCGCGCCGGTCGCTCCCGACACGTTCGCCGCGTCCCGCTCCTACCCCGGGCACAAGCCGGAGCTGGCCTTCGACAAGATCAACAACACCTGGTGGGGGCCGGGGGTCTCGCAGTCGGGCGAGGGCGAGTGGATCGAGGCCCGCTTCGAGGAGCCGACCCGGCTGCTGAACGTGCTCTTCACGTCGGGCACGTCGACCCGCGCCGACCAGCTCACCCAGTCGGCCCTGCCGCACCGGCTCAAGGCGACGATCACCCTGAAGGACGGCAAGACCACGACCCGCGAGATCACCCTGGACCAGAGCGCGGGCTCCCAGCCGCGCGCGTTCCGCGTCGGCGAGGTCACCAAGGTCCGCTTCACCATCGAGTCGGCGTACTCCGCCTCGACGAGCAAGCAGGTGGCGATAGCGGAGATCGAGTTCTTCGGACCGTCGAGCGCCAACGCGTCCTGA
- a CDS encoding phage tail protein encodes MRGSVDGLESSAPIGGMLPAVFAEDDLAQRFVAGLDEVIAPILNVLDCLPAYFDPALAPVDFTRWLAGWVGAETDGTEPEPRLRAAVAAAAYLHRVRGTPRGLAEAVRLAFGVEPEISESGGATWNARPLGPFPGLPRPHLHVTIRLPDPGPADEHRLDALVAAARPAHMPYTVQVTAAERIPER; translated from the coding sequence ATGAGGGGCTCGGTGGACGGGCTCGAGTCGTCCGCACCGATCGGCGGGATGCTGCCCGCCGTGTTCGCCGAGGACGACCTCGCCCAGCGCTTCGTCGCCGGGCTCGACGAGGTGATCGCGCCGATCCTCAACGTCCTCGACTGTCTGCCCGCCTACTTCGACCCGGCCCTCGCGCCGGTCGACTTCACCCGCTGGCTGGCGGGCTGGGTCGGCGCGGAGACCGACGGCACGGAACCGGAGCCGCGGCTGCGGGCCGCCGTCGCCGCCGCCGCGTATCTGCACCGGGTCCGGGGCACCCCGCGGGGGCTCGCGGAGGCGGTGCGGCTCGCGTTCGGCGTGGAGCCGGAGATCTCCGAGAGCGGCGGCGCGACCTGGAACGCCCGCCCGCTCGGCCCGTTCCCCGGCCTTCCCCGCCCCCATCTGCACGTCACGATCCGGCTGCCCGACCCCGGCCCGGCGGACGAGCACCGCCTGGACGCCCTGGTGGCGGCCGCCCGCCCCGCCCACATGCCGTACACGGTCCAGGTGACCGCCGCCGAAAGGATCCCGGAAAGATGA
- a CDS encoding putative baseplate assembly protein, producing the protein MALPSPNLDDRRFQQFVDDAKRYIQQRAPEWTDHNVSDPGVTLVETVAHMADQIVYRLNRVPDKNHLAFLDLVGIRLFPPSAARTDVTFWLSAPQEEPVLLPVGTEIATVRTESEEAVVFATERELTVVACSLRYLVVQLQGEPVNDRTTDLTEGKDLLCFAEAPQPGDCMLLGLSAAVPHCAVALELDSRVDGVGVDPRQPPLVWEAWTEDGWQECEVDRDGTGGLNRPGEVVLHIPAGHVLSRSGGQEAGWLRCRVTEPLPRQPFYTTSPTVRSAEVFTVGGTAPAVHAETVYDEALGESTGLPGQRLRLAHAPVVGDDPPLLLQTAEHEGWVDWQVVPHFAASGPYDRHLTLDAATGEIAFGPSVREPDGSLRQYGAVAPKGSVVRARRYRTGGGRAGNVARGAVQVLRTSVPYVSEVVNREAARGGVEGETVQEAKLRAPITLRAQERAVTLRDYEELARRAAPETARITCLEGEEGEHGAYAVRVLVVPQAVADPGGRLRFEQLVPGDALLDRITRHLDERRLIGTRLSVGPPFYQGVTVVATVHAFRGVDTDRVRRQAHDALYRHLDPLTGGADGRGWPFGRPVQSGEVFAVLQRVPGVELVDQVTLHAADPLTGKRGEATDRIDLAAPALVFSYDHRVRVIGDGS; encoded by the coding sequence ATGGCCCTGCCCTCCCCCAACCTCGACGACCGCCGCTTCCAGCAGTTCGTCGACGACGCCAAGCGCTACATCCAGCAGCGCGCACCGGAGTGGACCGACCACAACGTCTCCGACCCCGGCGTGACGCTCGTCGAGACGGTCGCCCACATGGCCGACCAGATCGTCTACCGCCTCAACCGCGTCCCGGACAAGAACCACCTCGCCTTCCTGGACCTGGTGGGCATCCGGCTCTTCCCGCCGTCGGCCGCCCGCACGGACGTCACCTTCTGGCTGTCGGCCCCGCAGGAGGAACCGGTGCTGCTGCCGGTGGGCACCGAGATCGCGACCGTGCGCACGGAGAGCGAGGAGGCCGTCGTCTTCGCGACCGAACGCGAACTCACCGTCGTGGCCTGCTCGTTGCGCTACCTGGTGGTGCAGCTCCAGGGCGAGCCGGTCAACGACCGGACCACCGACCTCACCGAGGGCAAGGACCTGCTGTGCTTCGCCGAGGCCCCGCAGCCCGGCGACTGCATGCTGCTCGGGCTGAGCGCGGCCGTCCCGCACTGCGCCGTCGCCCTGGAGCTGGACAGCCGCGTGGACGGCGTCGGCGTCGACCCGCGCCAGCCGCCGCTGGTGTGGGAGGCGTGGACGGAGGACGGCTGGCAGGAGTGCGAGGTCGACCGCGACGGCACCGGCGGCCTCAACCGCCCCGGCGAGGTCGTCCTGCACATCCCCGCGGGCCATGTCCTGTCCCGCTCCGGCGGCCAGGAGGCCGGCTGGCTGCGCTGCCGCGTCACCGAGCCCCTGCCCCGCCAGCCCTTCTACACCACCTCCCCCACGGTCCGCTCCGCCGAGGTCTTCACGGTCGGCGGCACCGCTCCGGCCGTGCACGCCGAGACGGTGTACGACGAGGCCCTCGGCGAGTCGACCGGCCTGCCCGGACAGCGGCTGCGCCTGGCCCACGCCCCGGTCGTCGGCGACGACCCGCCCCTCCTCCTCCAGACCGCCGAGCACGAGGGCTGGGTGGACTGGCAGGTCGTCCCCCACTTCGCCGCGTCCGGCCCCTACGACCGCCACCTCACCCTCGACGCGGCCACCGGCGAGATCGCCTTCGGCCCGTCCGTCCGCGAACCCGACGGCAGCCTGCGCCAGTACGGCGCGGTGGCCCCCAAGGGCTCGGTCGTCCGCGCCCGCCGCTACCGCACCGGCGGAGGCCGCGCCGGAAACGTGGCCCGGGGCGCGGTGCAGGTGCTGCGCACCTCCGTGCCGTACGTCTCCGAGGTCGTCAACCGGGAGGCCGCGCGCGGCGGGGTCGAGGGCGAGACGGTGCAGGAGGCCAAGCTCCGCGCCCCGATCACCCTGCGCGCCCAGGAGCGGGCCGTCACCCTGCGCGACTACGAGGAGCTGGCCCGCCGCGCCGCCCCCGAGACCGCCCGCATCACCTGCCTGGAGGGCGAGGAGGGCGAGCACGGGGCCTACGCCGTACGGGTGTTGGTGGTCCCGCAGGCCGTAGCCGACCCCGGCGGCCGACTGCGCTTCGAGCAACTCGTGCCCGGCGACGCCCTGTTGGACCGCATCACCCGCCACCTGGACGAACGCCGCCTGATCGGGACGCGGTTGTCGGTCGGGCCGCCTTTCTACCAGGGCGTCACCGTCGTGGCGACCGTGCACGCCTTCCGGGGCGTCGACACCGACCGGGTGCGCCGCCAGGCCCACGACGCCCTCTACCGCCACCTCGACCCGCTGACCGGCGGCGCGGACGGGCGGGGCTGGCCGTTCGGGCGGCCGGTGCAGTCCGGCGAGGTGTTCGCGGTGCTGCAACGCGTGCCCGGCGTCGAACTCGTCGACCAGGTCACCCTGCACGCCGCCGACCCGCTGACCGGCAAGCGCGGCGAGGCGACCGACCGCATCGACCTGGCGGCGCCGGCCCTGGTGTTCTCCTACGACCACCGCGTCCGGGTGATCGGGGACGGGTCGTGA
- a CDS encoding GPW/gp25 family protein codes for MAEQFVGSGWAFPLRIGPTGGIAMVSGEREVEEAIRLVLATAPGERPMRPEFGCAIHDLVFAPVNEATAGRIQHEVYTSLDRWEPRIEVTDVEVTAGPEQGVLFIDVRYAIRGTNNPRSLVFPFYVIPSHDEPDSSGPASGPTSGPISGPPSGSPASESDR; via the coding sequence ATGGCCGAACAGTTCGTCGGGTCCGGGTGGGCGTTTCCGCTGCGCATCGGGCCCACCGGCGGCATCGCCATGGTCAGCGGGGAGCGCGAGGTCGAGGAGGCGATCCGGCTGGTCCTGGCGACCGCGCCGGGCGAGCGGCCGATGCGCCCGGAGTTCGGCTGCGCCATCCACGACCTGGTCTTCGCCCCGGTCAACGAGGCCACCGCCGGCCGCATCCAGCACGAGGTGTACACCAGCCTGGACCGCTGGGAGCCGCGCATCGAGGTCACCGACGTCGAGGTCACCGCGGGACCCGAGCAGGGCGTGCTCTTCATCGACGTCCGCTACGCGATCCGCGGCACCAACAACCCGCGCAGCCTCGTCTTCCCCTTCTACGTCATCCCGTCCCACGACGAGCCGGACTCCTCCGGTCCGGCGTCCGGCCCGACCTCCGGCCCGATCTCCGGTCCGCCTTCCGGCAGCCCGGCTTCCGAAAGCGACCGCTGA
- a CDS encoding VgrG-related protein, whose protein sequence is MVQSAFSSVIQVTLGGRPLPVDFAPMLVEGWVDQGLGVPAAFRLTFRDPYHLVLGKLGVKFGTPVVLAPIADGKGAGDPLLTGEVCGLEADYDGTGSFTVIRGYDFGHRLMRQRRVAAYRNQSASDIARKLAAQDGVPVGKIQSTKTVYEFISQANVTDWDFLARLADENEMVMSIDSKGKFQFVKPDPASGAPSPSTPGEKSPYVLEAGTDILRLRAAVTSAEQVARVEARGWDVTTKKKLTATAPATSNPGISIGTTPGEAAAKFKPAKLVDAQTPYDRQSEVKFAAEALADDVTGSFAELEVIARGTPKLRPGLPVALADVGAPFEGKYTATSVRHVFGDGKHYEAWVTVSGRQWRSLYGLASGGGDAANGLRLPGTTNALVTDIQDPLKQGRVKLQFPWLDDAYISDWTRVVQWGGKDGGSIFPLDVGDEVLVAFDRGALDHPYVIGGLYNGKDKPTPVKDVPLHDGARRRASRHTLSDRDGNRVDLLSQKTGGRKQGVRVTSGDDKLVINLDRTKTEITVDSKGTVTITGTRSVSVEAGTDLTLSAGRKLTIKSGGLLDISGRGMVNVKSLTSAVNVNATGLLNLRAGGAATLGAGGTVQVNAAANVGIRAVTLMLQGAVLVNAKPYPLP, encoded by the coding sequence GTGGTCCAGTCGGCGTTCTCCAGCGTCATCCAGGTCACCCTCGGCGGACGCCCGCTCCCCGTCGACTTCGCCCCGATGCTCGTCGAGGGCTGGGTCGACCAGGGCCTCGGCGTGCCCGCCGCGTTCCGGCTGACCTTCCGCGACCCCTACCACCTGGTCCTCGGCAAGCTGGGCGTCAAGTTCGGCACCCCCGTCGTCCTCGCCCCGATCGCCGACGGCAAGGGCGCCGGCGACCCCCTCCTCACCGGCGAGGTCTGCGGCCTGGAGGCCGACTACGACGGCACCGGCTCCTTCACCGTCATCCGCGGCTACGACTTCGGCCACCGCCTGATGCGCCAGCGCCGCGTCGCCGCCTACCGCAACCAGAGCGCCTCCGACATCGCGCGCAAGCTCGCCGCGCAGGACGGCGTGCCGGTGGGGAAGATCCAGTCCACCAAGACCGTCTACGAGTTCATCAGCCAGGCCAACGTCACCGACTGGGACTTCCTCGCCCGGCTCGCCGACGAGAACGAGATGGTCATGTCGATCGACTCGAAGGGGAAGTTCCAGTTCGTCAAGCCGGACCCCGCCTCCGGCGCGCCCTCGCCCTCCACCCCCGGCGAGAAGAGCCCGTACGTCCTGGAGGCCGGCACCGACATCCTGCGGCTGCGGGCCGCCGTCACCTCCGCCGAGCAGGTCGCCAGGGTCGAGGCGCGCGGCTGGGACGTCACCACGAAGAAGAAGCTGACCGCGACCGCGCCCGCCACCTCCAACCCGGGCATCAGCATCGGCACCACCCCCGGCGAGGCCGCCGCCAAGTTCAAGCCCGCCAAGCTCGTCGACGCGCAGACGCCGTACGACCGTCAGTCGGAGGTGAAGTTCGCCGCGGAGGCCCTCGCCGACGACGTCACCGGCTCGTTCGCCGAGCTGGAGGTCATCGCGCGCGGCACCCCGAAGCTGCGGCCCGGCCTGCCGGTCGCCCTCGCGGACGTCGGCGCCCCCTTCGAGGGCAAGTACACCGCCACCTCCGTACGGCACGTCTTCGGCGACGGCAAGCACTACGAGGCGTGGGTCACCGTCAGCGGACGGCAGTGGCGGTCGCTGTACGGGCTGGCCTCGGGCGGCGGCGACGCCGCCAACGGCCTGCGGCTCCCCGGCACGACCAACGCCCTCGTCACCGACATCCAGGACCCGCTCAAGCAGGGCCGCGTCAAGCTCCAGTTCCCCTGGCTCGACGACGCCTACATCAGCGACTGGACCCGGGTCGTGCAGTGGGGCGGCAAGGACGGCGGGTCCATCTTCCCGCTGGACGTCGGCGACGAGGTGCTGGTCGCCTTCGACCGGGGCGCCCTCGACCACCCGTACGTCATCGGCGGCCTCTACAACGGCAAGGACAAGCCGACCCCGGTCAAGGACGTGCCGCTGCACGACGGCGCACGCCGGCGCGCCTCCCGGCACACCCTCTCCGACCGCGACGGCAACCGCGTCGACCTGCTCAGCCAGAAGACCGGCGGCCGCAAGCAGGGCGTCCGGGTCACGTCCGGCGACGACAAGCTCGTCATCAACCTCGACCGGACGAAGACCGAGATCACCGTCGACAGCAAGGGCACGGTCACCATCACCGGCACCCGGTCGGTGTCCGTGGAGGCCGGCACCGACCTCACGCTCAGCGCGGGCCGCAAGCTGACCATCAAGAGCGGCGGGCTGCTGGACATCAGCGGCCGGGGCATGGTCAACGTCAAGTCGCTGACCAGCGCCGTCAACGTCAACGCGACCGGTCTGCTCAACCTCAGGGCGGGCGGCGCGGCGACCCTCGGCGCGGGCGGCACCGTCCAGGTCAACGCCGCCGCCAACGTGGGCATCCGGGCCGTCACCCTCATGCTCCAGGGCGCCGTCCTCGTCAACGCCAAGCCGTATCCCCTGCCGTGA
- a CDS encoding LysM peptidoglycan-binding domain-containing protein: MAKGSKGGAGKSLVRATLAIHEPPVGTSTTPGGLIKSFGFDFNPAQLQLGRRAQWKVTPTAAVRDGSVPEFMGPEPREMTVEIFLDSSDQPSSNNVLKKVESLLECCEVTTKSIAAKQPSPPWVVFQWGSFSTARFTAYVSSIDVTYSLFGTTGVPIRATCQVRLHEIPSKTKGQNPTSGALTAQRVHRVVAGDSLQSLAWREYGDASAWRSIAEANDIDDPGRLPTGVELVLPAAEEVRY; the protein is encoded by the coding sequence ATGGCCAAGGGAAGTAAGGGCGGCGCCGGCAAGAGCCTGGTCCGCGCCACCCTCGCGATCCACGAACCGCCGGTCGGCACGAGCACGACACCGGGCGGGCTGATCAAGTCCTTCGGGTTCGACTTCAACCCGGCGCAGTTGCAGCTCGGCCGCCGGGCCCAGTGGAAGGTGACACCGACGGCGGCCGTCCGCGACGGCTCCGTACCGGAGTTCATGGGCCCGGAGCCGCGTGAGATGACCGTCGAGATCTTCCTCGACTCCTCCGACCAGCCGAGCAGCAACAACGTCCTGAAGAAGGTCGAGTCGCTCCTCGAGTGCTGCGAGGTCACCACCAAGAGCATCGCCGCCAAACAGCCCTCGCCGCCGTGGGTGGTCTTCCAGTGGGGGTCGTTCTCCACGGCCCGGTTCACCGCCTACGTCAGCAGCATCGACGTGACGTACTCCCTGTTCGGGACGACGGGCGTGCCCATCCGCGCCACCTGCCAGGTGCGGCTGCACGAGATCCCCAGCAAGACCAAGGGCCAGAACCCGACCTCCGGCGCCCTCACCGCCCAGCGCGTGCACCGCGTCGTGGCCGGCGACTCCCTCCAGTCGCTCGCCTGGCGCGAGTACGGCGACGCGTCCGCCTGGCGGTCGATCGCCGAGGCCAACGACATCGACGACCCGGGCCGTCTGCCCACCGGCGTCGAACTCGTCCTGCCCGCCGCCGAGGAGGTGCGCTACTAG
- a CDS encoding phage tail protein, which translates to MSRDLDPGSTIFFTLTIDGESLGYFNGCEGLSSQVEIEHRHEGGNNGFVWQLPSRVTFSTIRLTRPLTPDTAKVAKWISSVTTGVTRPTAQIAALRADGSEVARWGLIDVLPVSWQGPSLSPDSPGVATEVLEITHHGFTD; encoded by the coding sequence ATGTCCCGCGATCTCGACCCGGGCTCCACCATCTTCTTCACCCTGACCATCGACGGCGAGAGCCTCGGTTACTTCAACGGGTGCGAGGGACTGTCGTCGCAGGTGGAGATCGAGCACCGGCACGAGGGCGGCAACAACGGCTTCGTCTGGCAGCTCCCCTCCCGCGTGACGTTCTCCACGATCCGGCTGACCCGCCCCCTCACCCCGGACACCGCCAAGGTCGCCAAGTGGATCTCCTCGGTGACCACCGGCGTGACCCGCCCCACCGCCCAGATCGCGGCGCTGCGGGCGGACGGGTCCGAGGTCGCCCGGTGGGGCCTCATCGACGTGCTGCCGGTCAGCTGGCAGGGGCCCTCCCTCAGCCCGGACAGTCCGGGCGTCGCCACGGAGGTCCTGGAGATCACCCACCACGGGTTCACGGACTAG
- a CDS encoding extensin, whose amino-acid sequence MVPARPQLGAPLSTRPLSTTPLTPPATAPHRTSTSPAPAPAPAPSSAVAPAVTPAQSSPLSSTTPTTTGVHPLVGTPLQRATHPAPFLLQSSPQPAPQPTPHHPAPSPSPRPTAPATAPAPVQRRPVRAAAVPLRRTAPGTHAVPVVHPRPPATPLHAPAPVTPAAPATVVTPLPAPRPPALPAPLPTAAPAVQRAATPPPPPPPPPPPKAPAPKSSASAPTPAAGASVPAPGFDPRALTDFQLDELTHRLTGRITRLLRTELRLDRERIGRLRDPRH is encoded by the coding sequence GTGGTACCCGCACGCCCCCAGTTGGGCGCCCCCCTCTCCACCCGCCCCCTGAGCACCACACCGCTCACCCCTCCGGCGACCGCACCGCACCGCACCTCCACCTCACCGGCACCGGCACCCGCGCCCGCGCCCTCGTCGGCAGTCGCCCCCGCCGTCACCCCCGCACAGAGCAGCCCGCTCTCCTCAACCACCCCCACCACAACCGGGGTTCACCCGCTCGTCGGCACCCCCCTCCAGCGAGCCACGCACCCGGCCCCCTTCCTGCTCCAGTCCTCGCCGCAACCGGCGCCCCAGCCGACGCCCCACCACCCCGCACCCAGCCCGTCCCCTCGGCCCACCGCGCCGGCCACCGCCCCCGCGCCCGTGCAGCGCCGCCCGGTCAGGGCAGCCGCCGTACCCCTGCGTCGTACCGCCCCTGGTACGCACGCCGTCCCCGTGGTGCACCCGCGCCCCCCGGCCACCCCGCTGCACGCGCCCGCACCTGTCACGCCCGCCGCCCCCGCCACAGTCGTCACGCCCCTCCCGGCGCCACGCCCCCCGGCGCTCCCCGCACCCCTCCCCACCGCCGCCCCCGCCGTCCAGCGCGCCGCCACCCCACCGCCCCCACCGCCCCCACCGCCTCCGCCGAAGGCGCCCGCACCCAAGTCATCCGCGTCCGCGCCCACCCCCGCGGCCGGCGCGAGCGTGCCGGCGCCCGGCTTCGACCCCCGTGCTCTCACCGACTTCCAGCTCGACGAGTTGACCCACCGTCTGACCGGACGCATCACCCGCCTCCTGCGCACCGAACTCCGTCTGGACCGCGAGCGCATCGGCAGACTCCGCGACCCCCGTCACTGA
- a CDS encoding DUF6760 family protein translates to MTYATDRLQEEIAYVAYHFHWSQDDILDLEHHDRRRYADHIASLVTRGGAEA, encoded by the coding sequence GTGACGTACGCGACCGACCGGCTGCAGGAGGAGATCGCGTACGTCGCCTACCACTTCCACTGGTCCCAGGACGACATCCTCGACCTGGAACACCACGACCGCCGCCGCTACGCGGACCACATCGCGTCCCTGGTGACCCGGGGCGGGGCGGAGGCCTGA
- a CDS encoding phage tail protein yields the protein MSLQPGDALTSHNFGLQIDGVMVEYLAEVSGLSLEQDVIEYQQVSAQGKPVTKKLPGVKKAGTCTVVRGMTQSAAFNQWITESINGVMGTARKNATIMVMDYQNNPVKRYNMRNAWCSKIDTSSVKAGEASALTETVTITFEELVIE from the coding sequence ATGAGTCTCCAGCCGGGTGACGCCCTTACTTCACACAATTTCGGCCTGCAGATCGACGGTGTGATGGTCGAGTACCTCGCCGAGGTCAGCGGCCTCAGCCTCGAACAGGACGTCATCGAGTACCAGCAGGTCTCCGCGCAGGGCAAGCCCGTCACCAAGAAGCTGCCGGGCGTGAAGAAGGCCGGCACCTGCACGGTCGTACGCGGTATGACCCAGTCCGCCGCGTTCAACCAGTGGATCACCGAGTCGATCAACGGCGTGATGGGCACCGCCCGCAAGAACGCCACGATCATGGTGATGGACTACCAGAACAACCCGGTCAAGCGGTACAACATGCGCAACGCCTGGTGCAGCAAGATCGACACCAGCTCGGTGAAGGCCGGCGAGGCCTCCGCGCTGACCGAGACCGTGACGATCACGTTCGAAGAACTGGTCATCGAGTAA
- a CDS encoding phage tail sheath subtilisin-like domain-containing protein, which translates to MPSYLSPGVYVEEVASGSRPIEGVGTSVAAFVGLAPSGPLNEPTLVTNWTQYVASFGDFTDGYYLAPSVYGFFNNGGSAAYVVRVGGSPAGVAGETRSPAALSGSSAQGGPAALASGEPKQLGTFSVTAIAPGASGGPLSVEVADAEGEGPAERFKLVVKDGDKALETFDVTAKKGGRNYVVTQVKERSKLITVTEAVPSAQLARPENQTVALPAPTGAPAVPADDAAGSVVSVGPAQYLGDSADRTGFGGLEAVDEVSMVAVPDLMAAYQRGAIDLEAVKAVQLGLIAHCELMGDRVAVIDPPPSLNARQIRVWRQETAGYDSKYAALYYPWIKAFDPSAGQSRLIPPSGHVAGVWARNDAERGVHKAPANEVVRGAVDLEMQITRGEQDLLNPIGVNCIRAFPGRGIRVWGARTLSSDPAWRYLNVRRYFNYLEESILIGTQWVVFEPNDHALWARIRRNVSAFLVNEWRAGALFGARPEEAFYVKCDEETNPPESVDVGRVVCEIGIAPVKPAEFVIFRLAQFQSGSGELEE; encoded by the coding sequence ATGCCGTCCTACCTGTCGCCCGGCGTATACGTCGAGGAGGTGGCCAGCGGCTCCCGCCCGATCGAGGGAGTGGGCACCTCGGTGGCGGCCTTCGTCGGGCTCGCCCCGAGCGGGCCGCTGAACGAGCCGACCCTGGTGACCAACTGGACGCAGTACGTGGCGTCGTTCGGTGACTTCACCGACGGCTACTACCTCGCGCCCTCGGTCTACGGCTTCTTCAACAACGGGGGCTCGGCCGCCTACGTCGTCCGGGTCGGCGGATCGCCCGCGGGCGTCGCCGGGGAGACCAGGTCCCCCGCCGCGCTGAGCGGTTCGTCCGCCCAGGGCGGCCCGGCCGCGCTGGCGTCCGGCGAGCCCAAGCAGCTCGGCACGTTCAGCGTCACGGCCATCGCGCCGGGCGCGAGCGGCGGCCCGCTGAGCGTGGAGGTGGCCGACGCTGAGGGCGAGGGCCCCGCCGAGCGGTTCAAGCTGGTCGTCAAGGACGGCGACAAGGCCCTCGAGACGTTCGACGTGACCGCGAAGAAGGGCGGCCGCAACTACGTCGTCACGCAGGTCAAGGAGCGCTCCAAGCTCATCACCGTGACCGAGGCCGTGCCGTCGGCGCAGCTGGCCCGCCCCGAGAACCAGACGGTGGCGCTGCCCGCGCCGACCGGCGCCCCCGCCGTGCCGGCGGACGACGCGGCCGGCTCCGTCGTGTCCGTCGGTCCGGCGCAGTACCTCGGCGACAGCGCGGACCGCACCGGCTTCGGCGGCCTGGAGGCCGTCGACGAGGTGTCCATGGTCGCGGTGCCCGACCTGATGGCCGCCTACCAGCGCGGCGCGATCGACCTGGAGGCCGTCAAGGCCGTCCAGCTGGGCCTGATCGCGCACTGCGAGCTGATGGGCGACCGGGTCGCCGTCATCGACCCGCCGCCCAGCCTGAACGCCCGTCAGATCCGCGTCTGGCGGCAGGAGACGGCCGGCTACGACTCCAAGTACGCGGCCCTGTACTACCCGTGGATCAAGGCCTTCGACCCGTCCGCGGGCCAGTCCCGGCTGATCCCGCCGAGCGGTCACGTGGCCGGCGTCTGGGCCCGCAACGACGCCGAGCGCGGTGTGCACAAGGCCCCGGCGAACGAGGTCGTACGCGGCGCCGTGGACCTGGAGATGCAGATCACCCGCGGCGAGCAGGACCTGCTCAACCCGATCGGCGTGAACTGCATCCGGGCGTTCCCGGGCCGCGGCATCCGCGTCTGGGGAGCCCGCACCCTCTCCTCGGACCCGGCCTGGCGCTACCTCAACGTCCGCCGGTACTTCAACTACCTGGAGGAGTCGATCCTGATCGGCACCCAGTGGGTGGTGTTCGAGCCGAACGACCACGCCCTGTGGGCCCGCATCCGGCGCAACGTCTCCGCGTTCCTGGTCAACGAGTGGCGCGCCGGCGCCCTCTTCGGCGCCCGGCCCGAGGAGGCCTTCTACGTCAAGTGCGACGAGGAGACCAACCCGCCGGAGTCGGTCGACGTCGGCCGGGTCGTGTGCGAGATCGGCATCGCGCCGGTCAAGCCCGCCGAGTTCGTGATCTTCCGGCTGGCCCAGTTCCAGAGCGGGAGCGGGGAGCTGGAGGAGTAA